CCCTCTAGCTCCTTTTAGACTGTCTGCCCGCCCATGGGTCGTGCCACTTGAGAAAAAAATTAGTGTAAAGATTTTACCGCAAACAAAAGAATCTAAGCTTGTTATCGATGGAAATTATTCTCAGAATGTTACAACCGATGATGACATAGTTGTTACTGGCTCTGAGAAGAAAGCAAATTTTGTTAGATTTGGTGAAAGTTTCTATCAGATGGTCAGATTAAAGCTGGTGCGATAAAAAAATGAGGTTTTTTAAACGAAGAGAGAGAATTTCGCCGTCTCAGAAAAAATGGAGGATTACGCATAAGTGTTTGAAACTAATTTTAGAGGCGTCTAAATCAAATTATCCTAGAGAATTCGGTGGTTTACTACGCGTGGATAAAGCATCTAAGGATACTATAAGTGAGATTATTATTTTACCTGGTACTATATCTGGTGATTCTCATGCGATCTTTAAGTTGCACATGTTACCTATTGACTATAGTATTGTTGGAACCGTACAT
This genomic stretch from Candidatus Thermoplasmatota archaeon harbors:
- a CDS encoding Mov34/MPN/PAD-1 family protein, with the translated sequence MRFFKRRERISPSQKKWRITHKCLKLILEASKSNYPREFGGLLRVDKASKDTISEIIILPGTISGDSHAIFKLHMLPIDYSIVGTVHSHPSSFIIPSEADLDLFDRFGKIHIIVASPFNENSWKAYDYMGNELEIYIIYD